A single Ananas comosus cultivar F153 unplaced genomic scaffold, ASM154086v1, whole genome shotgun sequence DNA region contains:
- the LOC109706433 gene encoding transmembrane protein 45A-like, translated as MGTFLGHIIPGLAFTIIGIWHTLNTIKTYKLKGPSNFTSSTWFPFTSTTPVTIPKHSELYLLLSFSAAAAAVQILDYPLLSLSFKPDNYEHATMFLHLAVYASVALAVDLSASPDALRSLVGTLAASVFAQELFLLSFHSADHAGLEGHYHWLLQLVVAFSFLATVATVGLPSSFMAATVRSASVLFQGCWFVVMGFALWLPRFLPKGCYSTESGSGTGGGSGSGSFMSAVACRTEEASRRATALANLQFSWTLAGIAVLVAYLCLRTDSKCVEYRKLRSGGGDVSLISSPEAEDLKQSQPSV; from the exons ATGGGAACATTCTTAGGCCACATTATCCCGGGCCTAGCCTTCACAATAATAGGCATCTGGCACACTCTTAACACCATCAAAACTTACAAACTCAAAGGCCCCTCCAATTTCACCTCATCAACATGGTTTCCTTTCACTAGTACTACTCCAGTAACCATTCCTAAACACTCGGAACTCtacctcctcctctccttctccgccgccgccgccgccgtccaaATCCTCGACTACCCTCTTCTGAGCCTATCTTTCAAGCCCGACAACTACGAGCACGCCACCATGTTTCTCCATCTCGCCGTCTACGCTTCGGTCGCCCTAGCAGTCGACCTCTCTGCTTCCCCCGACGCACTCCGAAGTCTCGTCGGAACTCTCGCCGCCTCCGTTTTTGCGCAG GAGCTCTTTCTCCTCAGCTTCCACTCCGCGGACCACGCGGGGCTCGAGGGCCACTACCACTGGCTCCTGCAGCTCGTAGTGGCCTTTTCCTTTCTCGCCACCGTCGCGACCGTGGGACTCCCAAGCAGCTTCATGGCGGCGACGGTGAGGTCGGCGTCAGTCCTTTTCCAGGGGTGCTGGTTCGTCGTCATGGGCTTTGCGCTGTGGCTCCCGCGGTTTCTTCCGAAAGGGTGTTACAGCACAGAAAGCGGTAGCGGCACGGGCGGTGGCAGCGGCAGTGGCAGTTTCATGAGTGCAGTTGCATGCAGAACGGAGGAAGCGAGTCGGCGGGCGACGGCGCTGGCAAACCTGCAGTTCAGCTGGACTCTGGCCGGGATAGCAGTTTTGGTGGCTTATTTGTGCCTGAGAACCGACAGCAAGTGTGTTGAGTACAGGAAACTAAGATCAGGGGGTGGGGATGTTTCTTTGATCTCTTCTCCTGAAGCTGAAGATCTCAAGCAATCTCAACCGTCCGTTTGA